The proteins below are encoded in one region of Gopherus flavomarginatus isolate rGopFla2 chromosome 12, rGopFla2.mat.asm, whole genome shotgun sequence:
- the LOC127033340 gene encoding uncharacterized protein LOC127033340, translated as MQSPENRKRAPAWSTQELLDLIAVWGEESVLSELRSSRRNEKTFEKISNAMRERGHTRDSLQCRVKVKELRQAYQKTKAAKGRSGSAPKTCRFYDELNAILGNSATTNPPLSVDSEVGVVIPATTEDLFDGDDQYDEDQEEEAPAESTEHFIPPNSQDLFLTLTEVPCQPSQGSTPENEAEGPSSAAHFSSLPLASHLRGGGIIRRLRKRRTREDMFTEIMAVTRTERAQQGDWKQLVAKYREAASQREDRRDAKNDVRWQEDQRWRAATLDLLRDQTDILRDMLQELRGFRMPPTARV; from the exons atgcagtctcctgaaaataggaaaagagctccagcatggagcacacaggagttactcgatctgatagctgtatggggagaagagtcagtgctttcagaactgcgctcgagcagacgaaatgagaaaacctttgaaaaaatttctaatgccatgcgggagaggggacataccagggactcgttacagtgccgagtgaaagtgaaagagctcagacaggcgtatcagaagaccaaagcagcaaagggcaggtcaggctctgcccccaaaacatgccggttctacgacgagcttaacgcaatattggggaacagcgcaacgacgaacccccccttgtctgttgattcagaggtgggcgtcgtgattcctgcaactacggaagatttatttgatggcgatgatcagtatgatgaggaccaagaggaggaggctccagcagagagcacagagcattttatccccccaaacagccaggatcttttcctcacccttactgaggttccctgccagccatctcaaggcagtactccagaaaatgaagctgagggaccgtcctctg ctgcacatttctccagcctccctctcgcttctcatctacgtggggggggtatcataagaagactgaggaaaaggaggacgcgtgaggacatgttcaccgaaattatggcagtaacccgtacagagagagctcagcagggagactggaagcaattggtcgcaaagtacagggaggctgccagtcaacgcgaagacaggagggacgccaaaaatgatgtcaggtggcaggaagatcagcgctggcgagcagcaactctggatcttcttcgtgatcagactgacatcctccgcgatatgctgcaagagctccgtggtttcagaatgccccctacagcccgtgtataa